In Nocardioides sp. zg-1228, a single window of DNA contains:
- a CDS encoding response regulator transcription factor, with translation MAARAGHDVIRVVLVDDQELFREGVRTIIDAQDGMEVVGVAGDGFEAVAVCDELQPDVVLMDIRMPEMDGVEATRQLCAPDRVSRRERPLRVVVLTTFNLDDRAATAIRYGASGFLLKDTTPLMLRDAIRTVHAGNAVLAPADLSLLLQGQFVARAPAPAAYLALTGKEREVFAAVARGLSNTEIAAEIFASESTVKTHVGSVLRKLALRDRVQIVVFAHEHGLVGQR, from the coding sequence GTGGCTGCCCGTGCGGGTCACGACGTGATCCGGGTCGTGCTGGTCGACGACCAGGAGCTCTTCCGCGAGGGCGTGCGCACGATCATCGACGCCCAGGACGGCATGGAGGTCGTCGGCGTCGCCGGCGACGGCTTCGAGGCCGTCGCGGTCTGCGACGAGCTCCAGCCCGACGTGGTGCTGATGGACATCCGGATGCCGGAGATGGACGGCGTCGAGGCGACCCGCCAGCTGTGCGCGCCCGACCGGGTGTCGCGGCGCGAGCGCCCGCTGCGGGTGGTGGTGCTGACGACCTTCAACCTCGACGACCGCGCGGCGACGGCGATCCGCTACGGCGCCAGCGGCTTCCTGCTCAAGGACACGACCCCGCTGATGCTGCGCGACGCGATCCGCACGGTCCACGCCGGCAACGCGGTGCTCGCACCCGCCGACCTGTCCCTGCTCCTGCAGGGTCAGTTCGTCGCCCGGGCGCCGGCGCCGGCGGCCTACCTGGCCCTGACCGGGAAGGAGCGCGAGGTCTTCGCGGCCGTGGCACGTGGCTTGTCCAACACCGAGATCGCCGCGGAGATCTTCGCCTCGGAGTCGACGGTCAAGACCCACGTCGGCTCGGTGCTGCGCAAGCTGGCGCTGCGCGACCGGGTGCAGATCGTGGTGTTCGCGCACGAGCACGGCCTGGTCGGCCAGCGCTGA
- a CDS encoding histidine kinase translates to MSGPPSPPVADRLRDWAPDIAIGAAVLVLGLVEATTAEHLLSPPQFSPPRRLLLIAVGMAVAAGLCRRAPAIALLLVWGLCGLQLLTGTDVMLAQLAIAVVAFGTARWGSLPTVWLSALSIPAAGLIVFVLIAAPQLSGLVDQVGLGTIVSEAYSYGDTWQIGAAVTGMLVLGAPWLAGLALRFMSRARTSELSQVAAEEDAARAHRESEQAREIARLREEQARLARDVHDVVGHSLAVILAQAESAQYLEDADTERLKQTMATIATSARTSLQDVRQVLTTTQGATAPTGSASLDSLVDNVRSSGHAVVSSVVGRPQPLPPELETVAYRVLQEMLTNAIRHGRRDSPVTVERHWEGELRLEVRNVVDPAASDATQPIRTAAPDAPPVAVPGQAAGQGVDGMRRRLEAVGGRLDVRRRDEAGGQTFTATAWLPVRVTT, encoded by the coding sequence ATGAGCGGCCCGCCGAGCCCGCCCGTCGCCGATCGGCTGCGGGACTGGGCGCCGGACATCGCGATCGGCGCGGCCGTGCTGGTCCTCGGCCTGGTCGAGGCGACGACCGCCGAGCACCTCCTCTCCCCGCCCCAGTTCTCACCGCCCCGGAGGCTGCTCCTGATCGCCGTCGGCATGGCCGTCGCCGCGGGCCTGTGCCGGCGCGCGCCGGCGATCGCGTTGCTGCTGGTCTGGGGGCTCTGCGGTCTCCAGCTGCTCACCGGCACCGATGTGATGCTCGCCCAGCTCGCCATCGCGGTCGTGGCCTTCGGCACCGCGCGCTGGGGGTCGCTCCCGACGGTCTGGCTCAGCGCTCTCTCGATCCCCGCTGCAGGGCTGATCGTCTTCGTGCTGATCGCGGCACCCCAGCTCTCGGGACTGGTCGACCAGGTCGGCCTCGGGACGATCGTCTCGGAGGCCTACTCCTACGGCGACACCTGGCAGATCGGCGCGGCGGTGACCGGGATGTTGGTGCTCGGTGCCCCGTGGCTCGCCGGGCTGGCGCTGCGGTTCATGTCCCGGGCCAGGACGTCGGAGCTCTCGCAGGTCGCCGCCGAGGAGGACGCGGCCCGGGCGCACCGCGAGTCCGAGCAGGCCCGCGAGATCGCCCGGCTGCGCGAGGAGCAGGCCCGCCTGGCCCGCGACGTGCACGACGTGGTGGGCCACTCGCTCGCGGTGATCCTCGCCCAGGCCGAGTCGGCGCAGTACCTCGAGGACGCCGACACCGAGCGGCTGAAGCAGACGATGGCGACCATCGCCACGTCGGCGCGCACGTCGCTGCAGGACGTCAGGCAGGTGCTGACCACCACCCAGGGTGCCACCGCGCCGACGGGCAGCGCGAGCCTCGACAGCCTGGTCGACAACGTCCGTTCCAGCGGGCACGCGGTCGTCTCGAGCGTCGTCGGCCGACCGCAGCCGCTGCCGCCCGAGCTCGAGACCGTCGCCTACCGCGTCCTGCAGGAGATGCTGACCAACGCGATCAGGCACGGCCGCCGCGACAGCCCGGTGACGGTGGAGCGGCACTGGGAGGGCGAGCTGCGTCTCGAGGTCCGCAACGTCGTGGACCCCGCCGCCTCCGACGCCACCCAGCCGATCCGCACCGCGGCCCCGGACGCCCCGCCCGTCGCGGTCCCGGGTCAGGCGGCCGGCCAGGGCGTCGACGGCATGCGGCGCCGGCTGGAGGCGGTCGGCGGCCGGCTCGACGTACGCCGACGCGACGAGGCGGGCGGGCAGACGTTCACCGCGACGGCGTGGCTGCCCGTGCGGGTCACGACGTGA
- a CDS encoding 4-alpha-glucanotransferase: MAIPVLPDRAAGVQLHVTSLPGGRLGEPARDFVRWLAAAGQSVWQVLPLTVPDAHGSPYASPSAFATWPGLLEHPDAPVGDDEVQEFAEENAYWAGSWTAYGGDLADQVRFDREWRALRSFAADHGVRVLGDVPIYVAAGSADVATWPELFRHDAVAGVPPDAFTDTGQLWGNPLYDWTAMAADGYRWWVERLRRSLALHDLVRVDHFRAFAAFWAVPADHETAEHGSWQPGPGRAVFDAASAELGPLPVVAEDLGVIDAPVEALRDALGFPGMAVLQFGFDPDSDDGTHEPHNLRPDQVVYTGTHDNDTVVGWWDTLPERRRHKVERAWAAAGIDDPDPAWAMIRLAHHAPCALAMVQAQDVLSLGGEARMNTPGSVATWSWRLEPGMLTDDLARRLREVSEESGRVH; encoded by the coding sequence ATGGCGATCCCGGTACTGCCCGACCGTGCCGCAGGAGTGCAGCTCCACGTGACCTCGCTGCCCGGCGGTCGGCTCGGCGAGCCGGCCCGCGACTTCGTGCGGTGGCTGGCCGCCGCCGGCCAGTCGGTGTGGCAGGTCCTGCCCCTCACCGTCCCCGACGCGCACGGGTCTCCGTACGCCTCCCCGTCCGCGTTCGCCACCTGGCCCGGGCTGCTCGAGCACCCGGACGCGCCGGTCGGCGACGACGAGGTGCAGGAGTTCGCCGAGGAGAACGCCTACTGGGCGGGGTCGTGGACGGCATACGGCGGCGACCTCGCCGACCAGGTGCGCTTCGACCGCGAGTGGCGGGCGCTGCGCTCGTTCGCCGCCGACCACGGGGTCCGGGTGCTGGGCGACGTCCCGATCTACGTCGCCGCCGGCAGCGCGGACGTGGCGACGTGGCCCGAGCTGTTCCGCCACGACGCCGTCGCCGGCGTACCGCCCGACGCGTTCACCGACACCGGCCAGCTGTGGGGCAACCCGCTCTACGACTGGACGGCGATGGCGGCCGACGGCTACCGGTGGTGGGTGGAGCGGCTGCGCCGGAGCCTCGCGCTCCACGACCTCGTCCGGGTCGACCACTTCCGGGCCTTCGCGGCCTTCTGGGCCGTGCCGGCGGACCACGAGACGGCGGAGCACGGCAGCTGGCAGCCGGGCCCGGGACGGGCGGTCTTCGACGCCGCGTCCGCCGAGCTCGGGCCGCTGCCCGTCGTCGCCGAGGACCTCGGGGTCATCGACGCCCCCGTCGAGGCGCTCCGCGATGCGCTGGGCTTCCCGGGGATGGCGGTCCTGCAGTTCGGCTTCGACCCCGACAGCGACGACGGCACCCACGAGCCCCACAACCTGCGCCCCGACCAGGTCGTCTACACCGGCACCCACGACAACGACACCGTGGTGGGCTGGTGGGACACCCTGCCCGAACGCCGGCGGCACAAGGTCGAGCGTGCCTGGGCCGCGGCCGGCATCGACGACCCGGACCCCGCGTGGGCGATGATCCGCCTCGCCCACCACGCCCCCTGCGCGCTCGCCATGGTGCAGGCCCAGGACGTGCTGTCGCTGGGCGGCGAGGCCCGGATGAACACCCCCGGATCCGTGGCCACCTGGTCGTGGCGCCTCGAGCCCGGCATGCTCACCGACGACCTCGCCCGGCGCCTGCGCGAGGTGAGCGAGGAGTCCGGCCGCGTCCACTGA